One genomic window of Cannabis sativa cultivar Pink pepper isolate KNU-18-1 chromosome 2, ASM2916894v1, whole genome shotgun sequence includes the following:
- the LOC115720628 gene encoding uncharacterized protein LOC115720628 isoform X2, translating to MKSPDFVSLLADSHSRRSCFCSLVPATSLLCLVFLLGNAFIAPIYKEKLSIWGMTDTLHNLNFNKCKNQCRPNGSEALPEGIVSKTSNLEMRPLWGFPKKNESAKVNLFAVAVGIKQKDLINKMVKKFLSNNFAVMLFHYDGKLDEWKSYEWCDHVLHVSAINQTKWWFAKRFLHPDIVAEYGYIFLWDEDLGVESFSPQRYISIVQSEGLEISQPALDPAKSVELHHQITARGRKIVHRRIYKHGESGKGCDGSSTAPPCTGWIEMMAPVFSRAAWRCVWYMIQNDLIHAWGLDMQLGYCAQGDRTNNVGVVDAEYIIHYGRPTLGGGGGDGNKVRRQSYIELDIFKKRWEKAVQEDKCWVDPYK from the exons ATGAAGTCTCCTGATTTT GTATCTTTACTTGCTGATTCACACAGTAGGAGGTCTTGCTTTTGTAGCCTTGTTCCTGCAACTTCTTTGCTATGTCTAGTTTTTTTATTAGGGAATGCTTTTATAGCACCAATCTACAAAGAG AAATTATCAATATGGGGAATGACTGATACTCTACATAATCTTAACTTCAACAAATGCAAG AACCAATGTAGACCTAATGGGAGTGAGGCATTACCCGAAGGTATTGTATCCAAGACTTCAAACTTGGAAATGCGGCCTTTGTGGGGTTTTCCAAAG AAAAATGAAAGTGCTAAGGTTAACTTATTTGCTGTGGCTGTTGGCATAAAACAAAAGGATTTAATCAATAAAATGGTTAAAAAG TTTCTATCCAATAATTTTGCTGTAATGCTCTTCCATTATGATGGTAAACTTGATGAATGGAAGAGTTATGAATGGTGTGACCATGTGTTACATGTATCTGCAATCAATCAAACAAAATG GTGGTTCGCCAAACGTTTCTTACATCCTGATATAGTGGCTGAATATGGCTACATTTTCCTTTGGGATGAGGACCTTGGAGTAGAAAGTTTCAGTCCTCAAAG GTATATATCTATTGTTCAAAGTGAAGGGCTTGAGATATCACAGCCTGCACTTGATCCAGCCAAATCAGTAGAGCTGCATCATCAAATTACTGCACGGGGGAGGAAGATAGTCCACAG AAGAATTTACAAGCATGGTGAAAGTGGGAAAGGTTGTGATGGCAGCAGTACAGCTCCTCCATGCACTGG ATGGATTGAAATGATGGCCCCTGTTTTTTCAAGAGCTGCTTGGCGTTGTGTATGGTATATGATCCAA AATGACTTGATTCATGCTTGGGGTCTAGATATGCAGCTTGGTTACTGTGCACAG GGTGATCGAACCAATAATGTTGGTGTTGTTGATGCTGAATACATAATTCATTATGGTCGCCCTACACTGGGAGGTGGAGGTGGTGATGGAAATAAG GTGAGAAGGCAATCATACATAGAATTGGATATTTTCAAGAAAAGATGGGAAAAGGCTGTTCAAGAGGATAAATGTTGGGTTGATCCTTACAAATGA
- the LOC115720628 gene encoding uncharacterized protein LOC115720628 isoform X1 yields MKSPDFVSLLADSHSRRSCFCSLVPATSLLCLVFLLGNAFIAPIYKEKLSIWGMTDTLHNLNFNKCKNQCRPNGSEALPEGIVSKTSNLEMRPLWGFPKKNESAKVNLFAVAVGIKQKDLINKMVKKFLSNNFAVMLFHYDGKLDEWKSYEWCDHVLHVSAINQTKWWFAKRFLHPDIVAEYGYIFLWDEDLGVESFSPQRYISIVQSEGLEISQPALDPAKSVELHHQITARGRKIVHRRIYKHGESGKGCDGSSTAPPCTGWIEMMAPVFSRAAWRCVWYMIQNDLIHAWGLDMQLGYCAQGDRTNNVGVVDAEYIIHYGRPTLGGGGGDGNKTSFSAKGHTVKTKNISSTEKAPSHSHSHFKGPRVDVRRQSYIELDIFKKRWEKAVQEDKCWVDPYK; encoded by the exons ATGAAGTCTCCTGATTTT GTATCTTTACTTGCTGATTCACACAGTAGGAGGTCTTGCTTTTGTAGCCTTGTTCCTGCAACTTCTTTGCTATGTCTAGTTTTTTTATTAGGGAATGCTTTTATAGCACCAATCTACAAAGAG AAATTATCAATATGGGGAATGACTGATACTCTACATAATCTTAACTTCAACAAATGCAAG AACCAATGTAGACCTAATGGGAGTGAGGCATTACCCGAAGGTATTGTATCCAAGACTTCAAACTTGGAAATGCGGCCTTTGTGGGGTTTTCCAAAG AAAAATGAAAGTGCTAAGGTTAACTTATTTGCTGTGGCTGTTGGCATAAAACAAAAGGATTTAATCAATAAAATGGTTAAAAAG TTTCTATCCAATAATTTTGCTGTAATGCTCTTCCATTATGATGGTAAACTTGATGAATGGAAGAGTTATGAATGGTGTGACCATGTGTTACATGTATCTGCAATCAATCAAACAAAATG GTGGTTCGCCAAACGTTTCTTACATCCTGATATAGTGGCTGAATATGGCTACATTTTCCTTTGGGATGAGGACCTTGGAGTAGAAAGTTTCAGTCCTCAAAG GTATATATCTATTGTTCAAAGTGAAGGGCTTGAGATATCACAGCCTGCACTTGATCCAGCCAAATCAGTAGAGCTGCATCATCAAATTACTGCACGGGGGAGGAAGATAGTCCACAG AAGAATTTACAAGCATGGTGAAAGTGGGAAAGGTTGTGATGGCAGCAGTACAGCTCCTCCATGCACTGG ATGGATTGAAATGATGGCCCCTGTTTTTTCAAGAGCTGCTTGGCGTTGTGTATGGTATATGATCCAA AATGACTTGATTCATGCTTGGGGTCTAGATATGCAGCTTGGTTACTGTGCACAG GGTGATCGAACCAATAATGTTGGTGTTGTTGATGCTGAATACATAATTCATTATGGTCGCCCTACACTGGGAGGTGGAGGTGGTGATGGAAATAAG ACAAGTTTTTCAGCGAAAGGCCACActgttaaaacaaaaaatatttcaagcaCAGAGAAG gCACCAtcccattctcattcccattttaaGGGCCCCAGAGTGGAT GTGAGAAGGCAATCATACATAGAATTGGATATTTTCAAGAAAAGATGGGAAAAGGCTGTTCAAGAGGATAAATGTTGGGTTGATCCTTACAAATGA
- the LOC133034204 gene encoding uncharacterized protein LOC133034204, translating to MAKKKRATSKLAKIVTDVENTSDLPSIQIEDNVSEATPSPITIDEQPAPVENDEQPTPEIFLDSSENLEGDPVDDGPIILPNVRANPPFRVFEGFIKGIWGNLGVERIARMNSGFTLVSFRDAVTRDLLLETGVIHFDKKPVILRPWTADMDAERIVKSVPVCVRLNGLGLQYWGRNNLSALVSTIGKPIMVDKVTLSRTMIKYARVLVDIEISDCPPKTIAYINERKQLPEQTVEYEWLPSKCGACGLL from the exons ATGGCGAAGAAGAAACGGGCGACTTCGAAGCTTGCCAAAATCGTTACTGATGTCGAGAATACCTCCGATCTCCCTTCGATCCAAATCGAAGATAATGTCTCTGAAGCTACTCCGTCCCCAATCACGATAGACGAACAGCCTGCCCCAGTCGAGAATGACGAACAGCCTACCCCTGAGATTTTTCTCGACTCGAGCGAGAACTTGGAAGGAGATCCAGTTGACGACGGTCCGATTATCTTGCCGAA TGTTCGGGCTAACCCCCCTTTCAGGGTTTTTGAGGGGTTTATTAAAGGAATCTGGGGTAATCTGGGGGTTGAGAGGATTGCGCGAATGAATTCGGGTTTCACTCTTGTTAGTTTCAGAGATGCGGTGACAAGGGACCTTTTACTAGAAACAGGGGTGATTCACTTTGATAAAAAACCTGTTATTCTAAGACCCTGGACGGCAGATATGGATGCTGAGAGAATTGTTAAGTCAGTCCCTGTTTGTGTGCGATTGAATGGACTTGGTTTGCAATATTGGGGTAGAAACAATCTTAGTGCGCTTGTTAGTACCATTGGCAAACCAATTATGGTTGACAAGGTCACTTTAAGTAGAACTATGATTAAATATGCTAGAGTTTTAGTGGACATTGAGATTTCAGATTGTCCACCTAAAACAATAGCATATATCAATGAGAGAAAGCAACTTCCAGAACAGACCGTTGAATATGAATGGCTTCCGTCAAAGTGTGGGGCATGTGGTCTTCTTTGA